The Tenuifilum sp. 4138str genome contains the following window.
CCTAGATGACCCCTCTAAATCTCCCCTGAGAGGGGAGACTTTAATTCACGATAAAGCTTCCTTATTGCGCTCCCCTCTCCTGTCAGGAGAGGGGAGGGGGTGAGGTCGTTTTTCACGAACAACGAACAACGTTTTCAGCCCCGTAGGGGCGTAATATTTGTAACCCAATGACTATTCCCATGTATTGCGATGCACGCTATTGAATTCCAAAGAGCAAGGGTGAAGCGTTGCATCGCAACGGAAAGGCATGGCAAAGAGCGATTTACAAAAAAACAACAAGAATTAAAGGTAAAGAGATGCTTCAGCTAGTTCAGCATGACAAGGGAGCAGAAAGGAAGGTAGGGTTTTTGTCATCCCAAGCAAAGTCGAGGGACTTCTTCAAATGATTGAAGAGAAAAGAGCAATGAAATGCTTCGGCGAAGTCTATCCCGATAAATCACAACAACGTGATGTTTCCCTTGCGCACAATTTGACAAATATCCTTAACTAAACGACACTGAATCTTTAATTCATAATGTTGGTTTTTGCGGCACTCTATAGGCTCTGACCTATTCATACCTAAGTGCTTCAATGGGATCGAGTTTCGAGGCCTTTACGGCAGGGAAATAACCCGAGGCTAAACCAACCAAAAATGAAATTACCAAACCGCCTAGAATCCAACCCCATGGAATTATGAAAGGGCTACTGGTAAGTATGGATACGAGGTTTCCAATTAGAATCCCAAGGAATACACCAAGCAAACCACCAAGCTGACAAATAAGAATTGCCTCAAAGAGGAACTGCTGTTTAATCTCCGACGATTTAGCGCCGATTGCTTTACGGGTGCCTATTTCGCGGGTGCGTTCAGCAACAGCTACAAGCATAATATTCATAAGCCCAACCGCTGCACCAATAAGTGTAATTATACCAATAACGGTTGCTGCTATGGAAACAAACTTAAGGTTTTCTATAAGGAGTTTGGCAAGGTTGTCGCTTTTCTCAATGTTAAAATCGCTCTCATCGGTTGCCGAGAGATTCCGTACAATTCGAAAAATACCTTCGGCTTCGCTTACTGCAGCTTCAAGCAGTTTAGGATCGTAGGGTTGTATGCTTATTGAGTAGTTCATGTTTGGGCGCGAGAAGAATGCGGCAACGTTTGTGTATGGCAGGTAAACCGAACGGTTTGGACCGCCTCCAAATCCTGAACCCTTATTTTTGAGCACCCCAATCACCCTGTACTTTCCACTTCCTACATTTATAAACTTATCGATTGGGTTTTCGTTCTTCATAAATAGCTTGTTAGCCACTTCTTGGCCAATAATAGCAACGTGTCGGCTATCCAGTATATCAATTGATGAGAAATTTCGGCCTCGTTCAATTTCAACACCCGATACTTTTATAAATTCCTCATCAACACCCCGAACAGATATGTTGGGATTAGTTTTTTTGGACATGTACTTAATGGTGCTTGCACCTGAAGCATACACCGAGATTGACACATCGGCGGGGAATCGGTAATCTTCCTTGAACTGTCGGGCCTGTTGTAAGGAGATGTATGAATAGTTTTTCTTCCTGTATCTACTTCCAGCAATATTTACATTCATTCCACGACTCTGAATGGTAAAAGTATTTGCACCCATACTAGTGAATGAG
Protein-coding sequences here:
- a CDS encoding ABC transporter permease, producing the protein MKRILTLYGEIFRISLNSILATKLRSILTILIISLGIMALVGILTAIESIEGSLTSSFTSMGANTFTIQSRGMNVNIAGSRYRKKNYSYISLQQARQFKEDYRFPADVSISVYASGASTIKYMSKKTNPNISVRGVDEEFIKVSGVEIERGRNFSSIDILDSRHVAIIGQEVANKLFMKNENPIDKFINVGSGKYRVIGVLKNKGSGFGGGPNRSVYLPYTNVAAFFSRPNMNYSISIQPYDPKLLEAAVSEAEGIFRIVRNLSATDESDFNIEKSDNLAKLLIENLKFVSIAATVIGIITLIGAAVGLMNIMLVAVAERTREIGTRKAIGAKSSEIKQQFLFEAILICQLGGLLGVFLGILIGNLVSILTSSPFIIPWGWILGGLVISFLVGLASGYFPAVKASKLDPIEALRYE